From a region of the Alosa sapidissima isolate fAloSap1 chromosome 9, fAloSap1.pri, whole genome shotgun sequence genome:
- the dpy30 gene encoding protein dpy-30 homolog isoform X1: MADDQTDADQSMEGSTPVAENPHAEYGLTENIQRIVENEKAHHEKMAKQKLDLQTLQTLPTRAYLDQTVVPILLQGLSVLAKERPPQPIEFLAAFLLKNKSQFEDRN; encoded by the exons ATGGCAGACG ATCAAACAGATGCCGATCAGAGCATGGAAGGCAGCACACCG GTGGCTGAGAACCCTCATGCAGAATATGGGTTGACAGAAAACATTCAG AGGATAGTGGAAAACGAGAAGGCTCACCACGAGAAGATGGCGAAACAGAAGCTGGATTTGCAGACCCTACAAACGCTCCCGACGCGAGCGTACCTGGATCAGACAGTGGTGCCTATTCTCCTTCAGGGTCTTTCCGTGCTGGCTAAGGAAAG ACCTCCACAACCTATTGAGTTTCTCGCCGCATTCCTTCTGAAGAACAAGTCGCAATTTGAGGATCGGAATTAA
- the dpy30 gene encoding protein dpy-30 homolog isoform X2 yields the protein MADDQTDADQSMEGSTPRIVENEKAHHEKMAKQKLDLQTLQTLPTRAYLDQTVVPILLQGLSVLAKERPPQPIEFLAAFLLKNKSQFEDRN from the exons ATGGCAGACG ATCAAACAGATGCCGATCAGAGCATGGAAGGCAGCACACCG AGGATAGTGGAAAACGAGAAGGCTCACCACGAGAAGATGGCGAAACAGAAGCTGGATTTGCAGACCCTACAAACGCTCCCGACGCGAGCGTACCTGGATCAGACAGTGGTGCCTATTCTCCTTCAGGGTCTTTCCGTGCTGGCTAAGGAAAG ACCTCCACAACCTATTGAGTTTCTCGCCGCATTCCTTCTGAAGAACAAGTCGCAATTTGAGGATCGGAATTAA